One uncultured Caproiciproducens sp. DNA segment encodes these proteins:
- a CDS encoding NAD-binding protein codes for MESIIIGGGKIGYNLLKTLKERNYQVTLVERDKDTCMKIADELDADVICGDGTDLEVLKDAGIDGAEIVAAVTGTDEENMVICQIAKLNSHIKKTIARVNNPKNISMFKALGINRIVCSTEVIADMIEYELDKEDYRILQTFERGAMVLAEVTIDKKNPWCGSSIKDLVLPNECVIISILRDEKVIYARGDTQILENDSVLFITNHPVLTSLMNDLHKEGIKNATSKK; via the coding sequence ATGGAATCCATAATTATCGGAGGCGGCAAGATTGGCTACAACTTGCTTAAAACTCTGAAAGAAAGAAATTACCAGGTTACACTTGTTGAGCGGGACAAAGATACATGTATGAAAATCGCAGACGAATTGGACGCTGATGTGATTTGCGGTGACGGAACAGACCTAGAGGTTTTAAAGGACGCAGGAATTGACGGTGCCGAGATTGTGGCGGCCGTGACCGGAACCGATGAAGAAAACATGGTAATATGCCAAATTGCAAAGCTTAACTCTCATATTAAAAAAACGATTGCCCGCGTAAACAATCCAAAAAATATTTCCATGTTTAAGGCGCTCGGGATTAACCGAATTGTCTGCAGCACGGAAGTTATCGCGGATATGATCGAATATGAACTGGATAAAGAAGATTACCGTATTCTGCAAACTTTTGAGCGCGGCGCAATGGTTTTGGCGGAAGTGACCATTGATAAGAAGAATCCATGGTGCGGAAGTAGTATAAAAGATTTGGTACTGCCAAATGAATGTGTGATTATTTCCATATTGCGTGATGAAAAAGTCATTTATGCCAGAGGAGATACGCAAATTCTGGAAAATGATAGTGTACTGTTTATTACCAATCACCCGGTTCTAACATCGCTTATGAATGATTTACATAAAGAAGGAATAAAAAATGCGACAAGTAAAAAATAA
- a CDS encoding RING finger protein, with product MIDYTGLNCPVCGKPFTQNDDIVVCPECGAPYHRECYAQAGKCVFSDKHGSHTAWTPPEQETKAVKETENEAGSRNKRCPRCGSMNSQNAMFCDHCGQSLTMNQQDVAGFPPTGSFPQNGFPPNNFPQNGFPPTGGPFPQGQPMPFILDPMGGVNPNEPIDNIPAGDVAKLVQSNTQYYLPSFLKLKRFNRNRFNFSAFLFSGGWMLYRKQYKTGSVITAIMSVMYLISTYVSVHFSMPLFESLLQQQGIAADTVSPTYSQLLQVSELIAQQPVQQILLFCVPTFIAIIQIIIMLIVGFNGNKWYLKHCISKIEQIHQETPEATRAAIRLQEQGGVNTSLAICLLICYMIVIYLPQIVF from the coding sequence ATGATTGACTATACAGGTTTAAACTGCCCTGTTTGCGGAAAGCCCTTTACACAAAACGATGATATTGTGGTTTGCCCCGAGTGCGGCGCTCCGTATCATCGGGAGTGCTACGCACAGGCGGGCAAATGCGTTTTTTCCGATAAACATGGCTCACATACCGCTTGGACTCCGCCGGAACAGGAAACAAAGGCCGTGAAAGAAACAGAAAACGAAGCGGGAAGCAGAAATAAGCGCTGCCCGCGCTGCGGTAGCATGAACTCACAGAACGCAATGTTCTGTGACCACTGCGGCCAATCGCTGACGATGAACCAGCAGGATGTTGCCGGTTTCCCCCCAACCGGAAGTTTTCCGCAGAATGGGTTTCCACCGAACAATTTCCCACAAAACGGCTTCCCGCCGACAGGAGGCCCCTTCCCGCAGGGTCAGCCGATGCCGTTTATCCTTGATCCAATGGGAGGCGTAAACCCCAATGAACCAATCGATAATATTCCTGCGGGGGATGTTGCAAAGCTGGTACAGAGCAATACACAATATTATCTGCCTTCATTCCTGAAATTAAAACGTTTTAACAGGAACCGCTTTAATTTCAGCGCATTTCTGTTTTCGGGCGGCTGGATGCTGTACCGCAAGCAATACAAAACAGGCTCGGTAATTACCGCAATCATGAGTGTAATGTATCTGATTTCCACGTATGTGTCCGTTCATTTTTCCATGCCGCTTTTTGAATCCCTTCTCCAGCAGCAGGGAATCGCGGCAGATACGGTTTCACCCACTTACTCACAGCTTCTTCAAGTGTCGGAACTGATAGCACAGCAGCCGGTCCAGCAGATCCTTCTTTTCTGCGTGCCGACCTTTATTGCGATTATTCAGATCATTATTATGCTGATTGTAGGTTTTAACGGCAATAAATGGTACTTAAAACATTGCATCAGCAAAATCGAACAGATCCATCAGGAAACCCCGGAAGCGACCCGCGCCGCCATTCGGCTGCAGGAACAAGGGGGCGTAAACACTTCTCTTGCAATCTGCCTCTTAATTTGTTATATGATTGTGATATACCTTCCTCAAATAGTATTTTGA
- a CDS encoding single-stranded DNA-binding protein: protein MLNVAVLMGRLVADPELRHTPNDVSVTSFTIAVDRSYVKSGADRQADFIDIVAWRSTADFVCKYFHKGQLVAVQGSIQTRTYTDKDGNKRKAFEVVADNVHFAESKRDSAGAQSNSYHSKTDISAEQPVPAYASGDTGDFEEMPSDDDLPF, encoded by the coding sequence ATGCTCAATGTCGCTGTTTTAATGGGCAGACTTGTTGCCGACCCTGAGCTTAGGCATACGCCAAACGATGTTTCGGTGACAAGTTTTACAATTGCCGTTGACCGTTCTTATGTAAAATCGGGAGCGGATCGTCAGGCGGACTTTATTGATATTGTTGCGTGGCGCAGTACAGCTGATTTTGTATGCAAATATTTTCACAAAGGCCAGCTGGTTGCAGTACAGGGTTCCATTCAAACGCGTACTTATACCGACAAAGATGGAAACAAGCGCAAAGCTTTTGAAGTCGTCGCTGATAATGTGCATTTTGCAGAGTCAAAACGCGACAGCGCCGGAGCGCAGAGCAACAGTTATCATTCAAAGACAGATATTTCTGCTGAGCAGCCTGTTCCCGCATATGCAAGCGGTGATACGGGCGATTTTGAGGAGATGCCTTCGGACGACGATTTGCCGTTCTAA
- a CDS encoding TrkA family potassium uptake protein, whose translation MYIIVAGCGRLGSSLAYDLSNLGHDVCIIDRDKEKLSVLGSGFNGQRVNGIEFDSDNLKKCGIEQANSLLAVTSDDNINITLSLIANKIYHVPQVIARVNDPNRKYIYETLNIEIISPVQLGAELLINRLDVKKCDLISKLDENYDIIELLINRKISITVAEIEQKFSCVISGIRRSENIILPQRDTLLQIGDRLICTIHKNDKPKLLRLFSKEMPVWNP comes from the coding sequence ATGTACATTATCGTTGCAGGCTGTGGAAGATTGGGAAGCAGCCTTGCATATGACCTGTCAAATCTTGGTCATGATGTTTGCATCATTGATCGGGATAAAGAAAAATTATCGGTTCTGGGCAGCGGATTTAACGGTCAAAGGGTTAACGGTATCGAGTTCGACAGTGACAATCTAAAAAAATGTGGGATTGAGCAAGCAAATTCTCTGTTAGCCGTAACTTCTGATGATAATATCAATATTACCCTGTCCCTGATTGCGAACAAAATTTATCATGTTCCACAAGTGATTGCACGGGTAAATGATCCAAACCGCAAGTATATCTATGAAACACTGAATATTGAAATCATCAGTCCTGTGCAGTTGGGGGCAGAACTGCTCATCAATCGTTTGGATGTCAAAAAGTGCGACCTAATTTCCAAACTTGACGAAAATTATGATATAATCGAACTTTTAATAAACAGAAAAATTTCAATAACTGTTGCAGAAATTGAACAGAAATTTTCTTGTGTTATTTCGGGAATACGTCGAAGTGAAAACATTATTCTACCGCAAAGAGATACCCTGCTTCAGATTGGCGACAGGTTGATTTGCACCATACATAAAAACGATAAGCCAAAATTGCTCAGATTATTTTCAAAGGAGATGCCGGTATGGAATCCATAA
- a CDS encoding TrkA family potassium uptake protein: MNILIVGGHENAHYLIKSFKQKGHEVMIVNPDHDWCQMLADTYEIEAICGNGTDAGTLKQAHAEKMDVIIALEKQDAANLIISELAKKQFHVQRTFAIVNDPKNVELFQGLGVDRCVNTTRIFNELVEQQAMKENIRKYLPMENGRIVICEVQLTDKSPALHKKLWEIGFPSQSTVAYILRGEEIIVPQGNTELMAGDMAIVLSSSQSMESTITMLNGKTKH, translated from the coding sequence GTGAATATTTTGATAGTCGGCGGCCATGAAAATGCCCATTATCTCATTAAATCATTCAAACAAAAAGGTCATGAGGTGATGATTGTAAACCCGGATCATGACTGGTGTCAAATGCTTGCCGATACATATGAAATTGAGGCAATCTGCGGAAATGGTACCGATGCAGGCACTTTAAAACAAGCACATGCAGAAAAAATGGATGTGATAATTGCATTGGAAAAACAGGATGCCGCCAATCTCATTATCAGTGAACTGGCAAAAAAGCAATTTCATGTTCAGCGGACATTTGCTATTGTCAACGACCCAAAAAATGTTGAGCTGTTTCAAGGACTGGGTGTAGACAGATGCGTCAACACCACTCGGATTTTCAATGAATTAGTTGAGCAGCAGGCAATGAAAGAGAACATAAGAAAATATCTGCCCATGGAAAATGGCAGGATTGTAATATGCGAGGTGCAGCTTACAGATAAATCTCCGGCACTTCATAAAAAGCTATGGGAGATCGGTTTCCCGTCACAGAGTACGGTGGCCTACATTCTCAGAGGAGAAGAAATTATAGTCCCACAGGGAAACACAGAGCTGATGGCAGGAGATATGGCAATTGTACTGTCCTCTTCCCAATCGATGGAGAGTACGATCACCATGCTGAATGGAAAAACTAAGCACTAA
- a CDS encoding UTP--glucose-1-phosphate uridylyltransferase — MKVTKAVIPAAGLGTRVLPATKSMPKEMLPIVDKPAIQYIVEEAVHSGIKDILIITNRGKGLIEDHFDRVPELEAKLTSGGPEKEKILKEIIDISHEANIYFVRQKETRGLGHAVNCARSFVGNEPFAVLYGDDVIIGEDPACGQLIRAYNEFGKGVLGVKQVTAEAITKYSSLKVDPIHDNYFNCTDMIEKPAPDKIMSLYSILGRCILTPDIFDILDRTQPGAGGEIQLTDAMCALARSVGMVAVDFTGKRYDMGNKLGIMQAQVEVALKHPDIGQEFKAYLKELCKTL; from the coding sequence ATGAAAGTAACAAAAGCTGTAATTCCGGCTGCCGGCTTAGGAACCCGCGTGCTGCCGGCAACCAAATCCATGCCAAAAGAAATGCTGCCAATCGTGGACAAGCCGGCCATTCAGTATATTGTGGAGGAAGCGGTTCATTCCGGCATCAAAGATATTCTGATTATCACCAACCGAGGCAAAGGACTGATTGAAGATCACTTTGACCGCGTTCCGGAGCTTGAAGCAAAACTGACCAGCGGCGGCCCGGAAAAGGAGAAAATTCTAAAGGAAATTATAGATATCTCCCATGAGGCAAATATCTATTTTGTGCGTCAAAAGGAAACCCGCGGCCTCGGTCACGCCGTGAACTGTGCCCGCTCCTTTGTCGGAAATGAACCGTTTGCAGTTCTGTACGGGGACGATGTCATCATCGGCGAGGATCCTGCGTGCGGCCAGCTGATCCGGGCTTACAACGAGTTCGGCAAAGGGGTTTTGGGTGTAAAGCAGGTAACAGCCGAAGCAATTACCAAATACAGTTCTTTAAAGGTCGATCCTATTCATGACAACTATTTTAACTGCACGGATATGATTGAAAAACCTGCACCCGATAAAATCATGTCGCTGTACTCTATTCTGGGCAGATGCATTCTGACACCGGATATCTTCGATATTTTGGATCGGACACAACCCGGCGCAGGCGGCGAAATTCAGCTGACCGACGCAATGTGTGCTCTGGCGCGCTCTGTCGGAATGGTTGCGGTCGACTTTACCGGAAAACGTTACGACATGGGAAACAAGCTGGGAATTATGCAGGCGCAGGTCGAAGTCGCGCTGAAGCACCCGGATATTGGGCAGGAATTCAAAGCATACCTTAAAGAGCTTTGCAAAACGCTGTAA
- a CDS encoding glycoside hydrolase family 18 protein, whose protein sequence is MKKKFFLHKFLGGAIILLLLCTAAEMNSSTKPDAANRTVSSGSAIGITNSSHDSSASDSSAAGSTVPESSSISSSKAPSSSPVTNTAFVTTAASLTATVSPPFQHPSKMVVGYYGGWAAYSGFTPDKISASSIDVLNYAFAKIGTNLQITAGDSYIDYSNFNKLRNLKRAYPGLRTVISVGGWSDSGGFSDAALTESSRVLFADSVVRFIKANGFDGVDIDWEYPTGGGLASNVTRSADRTNFPLLLKTLRSKLDVQGAKDKKHYILSFAGGSSSHYASKIGLSAISKYVDYGMIMTYDLHGSWDSFTDFNAPLYSPAGQSPQDKNSVDAAVRSWLNNGFPSKKLIMGVPFYGYAYQGASNANNGLWQRFTSASPVGYDTIQSKYLSSTSYRKFNDSSASVPWLFNGSTFISYDDAASIQKKVQYSVSKNLLGVGVWDLSFDRTGTLIKSVKTALK, encoded by the coding sequence ATGAAAAAGAAATTCTTCCTTCACAAGTTCTTGGGTGGGGCAATCATTTTGCTTCTTCTGTGTACTGCCGCAGAAATGAACAGCAGCACAAAGCCGGATGCCGCGAACCGTACTGTATCATCCGGTTCTGCAATCGGCATCACAAACAGCAGCCATGACTCATCCGCATCTGACTCCTCAGCAGCCGGCAGTACGGTGCCCGAAAGTTCATCGATATCTTCTTCGAAGGCACCATCCTCTTCCCCCGTTACAAATACCGCATTTGTTACAACAGCTGCCTCCTTAACAGCAACCGTTTCGCCGCCATTCCAGCATCCATCAAAAATGGTTGTTGGCTACTATGGCGGCTGGGCAGCATATTCTGGCTTTACACCCGATAAAATCAGTGCCTCCAGTATTGATGTCCTAAATTACGCATTCGCAAAAATCGGCACAAACCTTCAAATAACCGCAGGAGATTCCTACATAGATTATTCCAACTTCAATAAACTCAGAAATTTAAAACGTGCTTACCCCGGGCTTAGAACTGTAATTTCCGTAGGCGGCTGGAGTGACTCCGGCGGATTTTCCGATGCTGCGCTCACAGAATCTTCAAGAGTTTTATTCGCAGACAGTGTTGTCCGGTTTATTAAAGCCAATGGTTTTGACGGCGTTGATATTGACTGGGAATATCCGACCGGGGGCGGGCTTGCTTCAAACGTCACACGTTCTGCCGACAGAACCAATTTTCCGCTTTTGCTGAAAACACTACGCAGCAAGCTGGATGTTCAGGGTGCCAAAGACAAAAAGCATTATATTCTTTCTTTCGCAGGCGGGTCAAGCAGCCACTATGCAAGCAAAATCGGCCTATCGGCCATTTCCAAATATGTAGATTACGGAATGATCATGACCTATGACCTACACGGCTCCTGGGATTCGTTTACGGATTTTAACGCTCCGCTCTATTCCCCGGCAGGACAATCCCCTCAAGACAAAAACAGTGTTGACGCGGCTGTGCGAAGCTGGCTGAACAACGGGTTTCCGTCCAAGAAACTGATTATGGGTGTACCGTTTTACGGCTACGCTTATCAGGGCGCCTCCAATGCGAATAACGGGCTTTGGCAGAGATTTACCTCCGCTTCCCCAGTGGGGTATGACACCATTCAGTCCAAATATCTAAGCAGCACATCCTATCGGAAGTTCAATGATTCGTCCGCATCGGTTCCCTGGCTATTTAACGGCAGCACTTTTATCAGCTACGATGACGCTGCCTCGATTCAGAAAAAAGTGCAGTATTCCGTTTCAAAAAACCTGCTGGGTGTCGGTGTATGGGATCTCTCTTTCGACAGGACAGGCACTTTGATCAAGTCAGTAAAAACGGCGCTAAAATAG
- the prfB gene encoding peptide chain release factor 2, whose translation MLQFEEMKLALQELEPDLKDLAEALGLESMREEIAKLDEKAAQPGFWDDMSNSQKVLQRSSMLKNKAAAYERLKNAYGDTLALIELADEEGDLSLLPEAQEEMQKFQSGLEAQRLSTLLSGEYDSKNAILTFHAGAGGTEAQDWAEMLYRMYCRWGERHGYKVETLDYLDGEEAGLKSASILVEGLNAYGFLKSEVGVHRLVRISPFDASGRRHTSFASLEVMPEIDDDVEVEINPEDIKMDVYRASGAGGQKVNKTSSAVRLTHIPTGVVVSCQVERSQYQNRDVAMRMLKSKLVEIKERENLERIEDIKGVQKEIAWGSQIRSYVFMPYTLVKDHRTGFESGNINAVMDGDLDGFINAYLKAQSLDALGENIE comes from the coding sequence ATGCTGCAATTTGAAGAAATGAAGCTTGCGTTGCAGGAACTTGAGCCGGATTTAAAGGATTTGGCTGAAGCCCTTGGGCTTGAAAGCATGCGTGAAGAAATTGCAAAGCTCGACGAGAAAGCCGCTCAGCCCGGTTTTTGGGATGACATGAGCAATTCACAGAAAGTTTTGCAGCGTTCCAGTATGCTGAAAAATAAAGCTGCCGCATATGAACGACTGAAGAATGCGTATGGCGATACGCTTGCTTTAATTGAGCTTGCCGATGAGGAAGGCGACCTTTCCCTCTTGCCGGAAGCGCAGGAGGAAATGCAGAAGTTCCAGTCGGGGCTTGAAGCACAGCGCCTTTCAACGCTGCTTTCAGGCGAATACGACAGCAAGAATGCAATCTTAACATTCCATGCGGGCGCCGGCGGCACCGAAGCACAGGACTGGGCTGAAATGCTTTACCGCATGTACTGCCGCTGGGGCGAGCGCCACGGCTACAAGGTGGAAACGCTGGATTATCTTGACGGCGAAGAAGCCGGCCTAAAAAGCGCCAGTATTTTAGTTGAAGGGTTGAACGCCTATGGTTTTCTAAAAAGCGAAGTCGGCGTTCACAGGCTTGTCCGTATATCGCCGTTTGATGCCTCGGGAAGACGGCACACCTCGTTTGCCTCCCTTGAAGTGATGCCGGAAATCGATGATGATGTTGAAGTCGAAATCAATCCGGAAGATATTAAGATGGACGTTTACCGTGCGAGCGGTGCTGGCGGTCAGAAGGTTAACAAGACCTCTTCCGCTGTGCGGCTCACCCATATTCCAACGGGGGTTGTGGTTTCCTGCCAGGTTGAGCGCAGCCAGTACCAAAATCGCGATGTCGCCATGAGAATGCTGAAGTCAAAGCTGGTTGAGATTAAAGAGCGTGAAAATCTGGAGCGCATTGAAGATATTAAGGGCGTTCAAAAAGAAATCGCATGGGGCTCACAGATCCGTTCGTATGTTTTTATGCCCTACACGCTGGTAAAGGATCACCGCACCGGCTTCGAGTCCGGCAATATCAACGCTGTGATGGACGGCGATCTGGATGGGTTCATCAACGCTTACCTGAAAGCGCAGAGCCTTGACGCGCTCGGTGAAAATATAGAATAA
- a CDS encoding potassium transporter TrkG gives MKTDRDTVGSLEIISYYTGLIIVGTAFLMIIPILGSLVFSEWNPLLDFIISMSISIIVGLIMIFLGIRTQRKKAVIQWKHGFVVSALTWILLMLLWAIPYVLSGHMKSLLDACFDVMSGFTTTGLVLTQDLDHLSIGLNIWRHLLTFIGGQGMIVLALVFMTQQTSGAYKLYVGEAKDIELVPNVKGTAKIIWKISMIYLLVGTAVLWVDGMLIGLRPVSALLHAYYMFMSSWSTGGFAPMTQNIMYYHSLSYETITMVIFIVGSFNFGLHYAIWQGKRKELVKNIETQSFFITSFLACMLALFGLSKLHVYPNAVSDFRRIIFNVLSAHTTTGLGNIYARQFALEWGDFGILIMTIVMLIGGSACSTAGGFKGLRVGIVVKGLIMDVKKLLSSERNMKVYKFHYIKDQILDDSIVKSSSIIIICYIVLFGVGTLLGTYYGYPLASSAFEAASVTGNVGFSIGITAPAMPVLLKIYYILAMYMGRLEFLSVFALVGYVIGGIKKRCIKS, from the coding sequence GTGAAGACGGATCGAGATACAGTAGGAAGCCTTGAAATTATCAGTTACTACACCGGACTGATCATTGTAGGCACTGCTTTTTTAATGATAATTCCAATTTTGGGCTCGCTGGTTTTTTCCGAGTGGAATCCGTTACTGGATTTTATAATCAGCATGAGCATTTCGATAATCGTGGGTTTGATCATGATTTTTCTGGGAATCCGTACTCAAAGAAAAAAGGCTGTCATTCAATGGAAGCATGGCTTTGTTGTTTCCGCGCTGACGTGGATTTTGTTAATGCTGCTGTGGGCAATTCCTTATGTTTTAAGCGGACACATGAAATCTCTTTTAGATGCCTGTTTTGACGTTATGAGCGGATTTACCACAACGGGTCTGGTTCTTACACAGGATTTGGATCACCTTTCCATTGGGCTAAACATTTGGAGACACCTTCTTACATTCATCGGAGGGCAGGGAATGATTGTTCTTGCTCTTGTTTTTATGACCCAGCAAACCAGTGGAGCTTATAAATTGTACGTAGGCGAAGCAAAAGACATTGAACTGGTACCAAATGTAAAAGGTACCGCAAAGATCATTTGGAAAATCAGTATGATCTATTTACTGGTCGGAACGGCTGTGCTCTGGGTTGACGGTATGCTGATCGGGCTCCGGCCTGTATCCGCATTACTGCATGCGTACTATATGTTTATGTCATCGTGGAGTACGGGCGGCTTTGCCCCAATGACGCAAAATATCATGTACTACCACAGTCTTTCCTATGAAACGATTACCATGGTTATCTTTATCGTGGGTTCTTTTAACTTTGGACTGCATTATGCAATTTGGCAGGGGAAACGAAAAGAGCTGGTCAAGAACATTGAAACACAAAGCTTTTTCATCACTTCATTCCTGGCATGTATGCTTGCCTTGTTCGGACTTTCTAAATTACATGTTTATCCGAACGCGGTATCAGACTTCAGAAGAATCATATTCAATGTCCTGTCCGCACATACAACAACCGGTTTAGGTAATATTTATGCAAGACAGTTTGCATTGGAGTGGGGCGACTTTGGCATCCTGATTATGACAATCGTGATGCTGATCGGTGGTTCTGCCTGCTCCACTGCGGGTGGTTTTAAGGGATTACGGGTTGGCATTGTGGTAAAAGGGTTGATTATGGACGTAAAAAAGCTTCTATCTTCGGAACGTAACATGAAGGTCTATAAATTTCATTACATAAAGGACCAAATTCTGGACGACAGTATTGTTAAATCCTCTTCAATCATTATTATTTGTTATATCGTCCTGTTTGGCGTAGGAACCCTATTGGGCACCTATTATGGATACCCGCTTGCGAGTTCTGCATTTGAAGCCGCCTCTGTTACAGGGAATGTAGGGTTCTCGATCGGCATTACTGCCCCTGCCATGCCTGTCTTATTAAAAATCTATTACATTCTTGCTATGTATATGGGAAGACTGGAGTTCCTATCTGTTTTCGCGCTGGTGGGCTATGTGATTGGGGGGATCAAAAAGAGATGCATAAAATCATAA
- the rpsF gene encoding 30S ribosomal protein S6, translating into MSDVKNSYETVFILSTKLGEDAVTALVQKFKDLIEANGTIDSIDEWGKRRLAYPIKKQEDGYYTLVNFTSAPEFTAELDRIYKITDGVLRSLIIKKESKQESAKKEE; encoded by the coding sequence ATGTCAGATGTAAAGAATTCTTATGAAACCGTATTTATCCTTTCCACAAAGTTGGGTGAGGATGCAGTCACCGCACTGGTTCAGAAGTTCAAGGATTTGATTGAGGCAAACGGTACCATCGACAGCATTGATGAATGGGGAAAGCGCAGACTTGCGTACCCAATTAAAAAGCAGGAAGATGGCTACTATACCTTAGTGAATTTCACAAGTGCTCCTGAGTTTACCGCAGAGCTCGACAGAATCTATAAGATTACCGACGGTGTCCTTCGTTCTCTCATCATAAAGAAAGAAAGCAAGCAAGAAAGCGCTAAGAAGGAAGAGTGA
- the rpsR gene encoding 30S ribosomal protein S18, with amino-acid sequence MADRNDRNDRQDRDRRPGGRKTRKKVCGFCVDRVDTIDYKDVAKLRRFISERAKILPRRVTGTCAHHQRELTIAIKRARHLALLPFSSD; translated from the coding sequence ATGGCCGATAGAAATGACAGAAACGACAGACAAGACAGAGACCGCCGTCCGGGCGGCCGCAAGACCCGCAAAAAGGTCTGTGGATTTTGTGTTGACAGAGTCGACACAATTGATTATAAGGATGTTGCCAAACTTCGCCGCTTTATTTCTGAGAGAGCTAAGATTCTGCCTCGCAGAGTAACCGGGACCTGTGCACATCACCAGCGTGAGCTGACCATCGCTATTAAGCGTGCCCGTCACCTCGCACTGCTTCCATTCAGCAGCGATTAA
- a CDS encoding TrkA family potassium uptake protein, protein MKIFNREKRENIVIAGCGRLGSKLALNFCNQNDNVSIIDIDKEFFSRLSGSCVDCFIEGDATDTDILELAGIKAADVLIAATDDDNTNIMIAQIAKEYYKVKRVIARVEDTSKEASYNQSGIITICPLVLSLNELQRIFASEKEA, encoded by the coding sequence ATGAAAATTTTTAACAGAGAAAAACGGGAAAACATAGTCATTGCAGGATGTGGCCGCCTTGGATCAAAACTTGCATTGAATTTTTGCAATCAGAATGATAATGTGTCAATTATCGATATAGATAAGGAATTCTTTTCCAGACTTTCAGGGTCGTGCGTTGATTGTTTCATTGAAGGGGACGCAACGGACACAGATATTTTGGAGTTGGCCGGAATTAAGGCGGCGGATGTGCTGATTGCCGCGACCGATGATGACAATACCAATATCATGATTGCTCAGATTGCAAAAGAATACTATAAGGTGAAGCGAGTCATTGCAAGAGTGGAAGACACTTCTAAAGAAGCATCCTACAATCAAAGCGGAATCATTACAATTTGCCCCCTTGTTCTTTCACTGAATGAACTTCAGCGAATTTTTGCAAGTGAGAAGGAGGCTTAG
- a CDS encoding ATP-binding protein gives MIALGYSREIYESAERILAERRKNAEDKAAQRKTAFYQSCPEAGKIESILSRTAIAAARAILGGGSTKEQLTKLKAENLALQNKLSELLRSSGYSETYLEPDYCCKLCGDTGYIDGRMCECMKKLLRAQAYNTLNALTPLELSTFESFSLKYYSDKPESDTVKSPRSIMEDVYCNCRRYADCFSLSSPSLIMQGGTGLGKTHMSLSIANTAIQKGFGVVYCSVNNIITKLEREHFGRDDHGNTDRLLLDCDLLILDDLGTEFKTAFSSAEIYNIVNTRLMTKKPTIISTNLTIQELQERYTERFASRIMGDYVRVMFCGRDNRLQKRLRTT, from the coding sequence GTGATTGCATTGGGATACAGCAGGGAGATTTACGAAAGTGCAGAACGAATTCTTGCCGAGCGCCGTAAAAACGCAGAAGACAAAGCTGCACAGCGCAAGACCGCATTTTATCAAAGCTGCCCTGAAGCGGGAAAAATCGAATCAATCCTGTCGCGGACGGCAATCGCTGCGGCAAGGGCGATTTTAGGGGGCGGCAGCACAAAGGAGCAGCTCACCAAATTAAAAGCCGAGAACCTTGCCCTGCAGAACAAACTGAGTGAACTGCTGCGGTCTTCCGGCTACAGCGAAACCTATCTTGAACCGGACTACTGCTGCAAGCTTTGCGGCGACACAGGGTATATTGACGGCAGAATGTGCGAATGCATGAAAAAGCTGCTGAGGGCACAGGCATACAACACTCTCAATGCTTTGACTCCGCTGGAACTGTCTACCTTTGAAAGTTTTTCTCTAAAATATTACTCTGATAAGCCGGAAAGCGACACCGTAAAATCACCGCGCAGCATTATGGAGGACGTGTACTGCAACTGCCGCAGATATGCGGACTGTTTTTCCCTCTCCTCCCCCAGCTTGATTATGCAGGGCGGCACGGGACTTGGCAAAACGCACATGTCACTGTCCATTGCCAACACGGCCATTCAGAAGGGATTCGGCGTCGTTTACTGTTCCGTCAATAACATTATTACAAAGCTGGAACGAGAACATTTTGGCCGCGATGACCACGGGAACACAGACCGTCTTTTACTGGACTGCGATTTATTGATTCTGGATGATTTGGGCACGGAGTTCAAAACCGCATTCTCCTCTGCTGAAATCTACAATATCGTCAATACGCGGCTGATGACGAAAAAGCCGACCATTATCAGCACGAATCTTACCATTCAGGAGCTGCAGGAACGGTATACCGAGCGTTTCGCCTCAAGAATTATGGGAGATTACGTGCGCGTTATGTTCTGCGGCAGAGATAACAGGCTTCAAAAAAGACTGAGAACTACATAA